In Anaerolineales bacterium, the following proteins share a genomic window:
- a CDS encoding ABC transporter substrate-binding protein, with the protein MFKNRFMMVLGLLMVASMALSACGSAASPAEPVVVVETKEVVVTQEVEVEREAFTTPHPILGDLRVRQALAYCTNKSDLLKSVYPLISDEARAGLVMDTFIPKSHWAYAGDDNVTIYNFDPDKGKALLEEAGWTLAEGASFRTNADGDELSLKFTTTSATFRQTWAAIWEQQMADCGVRIVRLHAPASWWFGDTTGIARRDYELGAFAWVGQADPGGQTLYACDQIPFPTNGWEGQNAMGWCNEAASTNIKLANNTLVQADRIAAYKIVQQEFTKDVPSIPLFNRTETFASAADMTGFAPTPGQEYYNYNVQEWARPGQDTVILGFTQEPASLFTLVEDAFVANIAYQIIRPAQEWHLNYEFTNSPITKELPTLENGGTTNNDVEVSEGTMVVDANGDVVALAAGVTVKNAAGEDVEFTGGTVTMKQLVSRFEIADGVTWEDGTPVSSADLELGYKIACDPESGATSFITCDKTAGVEFLTDAVGYVQTWVPGVQDPLYFVPVWPIYPSHQLGDLPAAQWATDPRVAESPLSYGPYKLVEWVKGEKMVFAANEYWVGGAPATPNFVIQFVTPESAEGLLLGGEVDILASETLAGLTQALVDAEAAGTIKTYTEAGGTWEHIDIQLFIR; encoded by the coding sequence ATGTTTAAGAACCGTTTCATGATGGTTTTGGGCTTGCTGATGGTGGCTAGTATGGCGCTTTCCGCATGTGGATCTGCGGCGTCGCCTGCTGAGCCTGTCGTCGTTGTCGAGACCAAGGAAGTTGTAGTCACCCAGGAAGTGGAAGTGGAACGCGAAGCGTTTACCACACCGCACCCGATCTTGGGCGATCTGCGCGTCCGTCAGGCTCTTGCATACTGCACCAACAAATCTGACCTGCTCAAATCGGTGTACCCGTTGATCAGCGATGAAGCCCGCGCCGGTCTTGTGATGGACACCTTCATCCCCAAGAGCCACTGGGCTTATGCCGGCGATGATAACGTAACGATCTACAATTTTGATCCTGATAAGGGCAAAGCGTTGCTCGAAGAAGCCGGCTGGACGCTCGCTGAAGGCGCGTCCTTCCGCACCAACGCCGATGGCGACGAACTCTCCCTGAAATTCACCACCACATCTGCAACATTCCGCCAGACTTGGGCCGCGATCTGGGAACAGCAGATGGCTGACTGTGGTGTTCGTATCGTCCGCCTGCACGCCCCCGCCTCCTGGTGGTTTGGTGATACCACGGGTATCGCCCGCCGCGACTATGAACTGGGCGCGTTTGCCTGGGTTGGTCAGGCTGACCCCGGTGGCCAGACCCTATATGCCTGTGATCAGATCCCCTTCCCTACCAACGGCTGGGAAGGTCAGAACGCCATGGGCTGGTGTAACGAAGCTGCAAGCACGAACATCAAACTGGCAAACAACACACTTGTGCAAGCAGACCGCATTGCTGCATACAAGATAGTTCAACAGGAATTCACCAAGGATGTTCCGAGCATCCCGCTGTTCAACCGCACCGAAACCTTCGCGTCCGCGGCTGACATGACTGGCTTTGCTCCCACCCCTGGTCAGGAATACTATAACTACAACGTGCAGGAATGGGCTCGCCCTGGACAGGATACCGTCATCCTCGGCTTTACTCAGGAACCGGCTTCCCTCTTCACCCTCGTGGAAGATGCCTTCGTGGCGAACATCGCCTACCAGATCATCCGCCCTGCACAGGAATGGCACCTGAATTACGAATTCACGAACTCGCCGATCACGAAGGAACTGCCCACGCTTGAAAACGGCGGCACGACCAATAATGACGTTGAAGTCTCTGAAGGCACGATGGTTGTGGATGCTAATGGCGATGTGGTTGCCCTCGCCGCGGGTGTAACGGTCAAGAATGCAGCTGGCGAAGATGTTGAATTCACCGGCGGCACCGTTACCATGAAGCAGTTGGTCTCCCGCTTTGAAATCGCCGATGGCGTCACATGGGAAGACGGCACGCCTGTTTCCAGCGCCGATCTTGAACTAGGTTACAAGATCGCTTGCGATCCCGAATCCGGCGCGACCTCCTTCATCACCTGCGATAAGACCGCTGGTGTCGAATTCCTCACGGATGCGGTCGGCTACGTTCAGACCTGGGTTCCTGGCGTTCAGGATCCGCTATACTTTGTCCCCGTTTGGCCGATCTACCCCTCGCATCAATTGGGTGATCTTCCTGCTGCCCAGTGGGCGACCGATCCTCGCGTGGCTGAGTCCCCGCTCTCCTATGGTCCCTACAAGCTCGTTGAATGGGTCAAGGGCGAAAAGATGGTCTTTGCTGCGAACGAATATTGGGTCGGCGGCGCTCCTGCCACCCCGAACTTTGTGATCCAGTTCGTTACCCCCGAAAGCGCAGAAGGCTTGCTGCTCGGTGGTGAGGTCGATATCCTGGCTTCCGAAACGTTGGCTGGTCTCACCCAGGCTTTGGTGGATGCCGAAGCTGCGGGCACGATCAAGACCTACACTGAAGCCGGCGGCACGTGGGAACATATCGATATTCAGTTATTCATTCGATAA